TTTACATAAGCTAGAATAGTTGTTATTAATGTTTGGTTTTCAAATTTCCCTCCTACCCgttttgaactttttattGAACTCTTTATGATTTTCAGAATTTAGGGATCCAAGCTGCCTTTTTTCGTTGCataaaaattgttaatgaAAACTCCTCTCAATGCTAAAATCAATAGCATAATGAAACTTTAGTAGTAAACACGTAGCCTAGGTGAAGCATCATTGAAGGGGTATTACGTGTAACAATTCCTATACAATTCAACAAATACCAAGTGAGCATGGGAAGGGAATTTGTTGTGTGCAAAAGAATTGTAGAACATTATATTATATGAGATGAGTGATTTTGCAACTGTTACATACCTCCTAAAATAGTAGTTGAATCCTTACTTTCCAAAATTCCTAGGCAATAAGCGCCGCTAACATTTGTATGCTGAGAAGTAGGAGCACATGATGAGAAACAGGGGACAGAAAATACAATACATCAAGATGTGCACATTTAATAAATACAATGATGGAAAAAGGATCGTGGGCACACATAACGCATGTGCAATGTGATCGAGGGAGAAAAGTGAAACGAGAGAACGTGAGATATAAGAGATAAAATGGGTTATTTGgtttaaagagaaaaagctCAAGAACAATAAATTATCTAGTTCCCTGGAGACAATGATAACTTCTGTCTATTACTGAATACCATATCAACCGGTGGAAAGAATTTGTGTAGCTGAGTGACATCCCTACAAAGCACAATTCTATGTTAAACTTTCAGATGAAAACCTAAGCCAATCAATAAATCAAGAGCCGTAAAACTCAAGTTGTGCAAGTTTTCTACAGCAATTATCTTCCAACACCTGCAAAACAATGATATTTTGGGTCAGGACCTGGGATTTGTTTTACGAAATGCATCTCCCTCATAATCTGCACATTACCCAAAAGGAAAGTTACCATCATTTGATGATTCAATGGAGTACATGTTAGATATTAAGACATGTGATTAAATGTAATTGCTGATCTGGCATTTTAGTTAGGAGTTGTTATCTTATCTTAGGTGTCAGTCTGTTAGCATCTGTTAGCAGATTAGTTAACTGATTAGCTTAGTCATTAAGTAACCTCATTGCCTATATAAGCTGTAAACACAATGTATATTTGattagtgaaaaataaaattgagaaTTCAGAGCATTTTCTCTAGTCTTTTCTTTCTAGAATCTTCATCAATCCTCCATTGTAATCAGTATACACTAGCAATATATATGATGGTATCAAAATAAGCTAGAATTCAGATGCataaaaagtttaaaacaCAGAGATGAAACTTAAAATATGAAGTCTTACAGAATCCTTAAGCGCAAGAAAAGCATCCTTGGGAAGGTATGCATATGTAGTTCCACTATCCAAGACTGTTCCATCACCTCCATCAAACACCTTCGGGTTTAATTTTAAAGGATCCGCAGCAACATAGATTTCCTTCAGTTCAATGTTGTAATATGGACTGTTGCAAAAGCAAAACCAAAGCATATATGTGAGATACACAAAATACATTAACTAGAAGCTAATGTTTATTATAAAAGTATGTACCTGCAATAAGGATCTGAATGCAGAAATACCATATCATGGGGCCCCTCCTACACCCATCCCTCCATAGCATAATGAGAATGAATCACTAATAACACCCTTGTCAACAAGCTGATTTATCACACTAACAGGATCCCGACCCAAACCCAATATGCCATCTGCATGCTGGCTGTAAAGATAACCGGTTTCAACATTTTCACAACCAAAAACAGCACGCCCTGGCACAAGTTCAGTTTCATTGCCAAAAGAAATGACGTCCTCAGCAAGCACGAAAATACTAGAGCTTTCCTCATcatatttacttttataaGTGCCTTTAGATTTGGCATTGCACTTTACAAGTTGGTACGTGCTAGATGAATTAGGCTGGAACCTAGGGTCCTGCATAACAACAATAATTTAGCTTTGGAGACAAATGAGCTAATactaaaaatatcaaaatatagGGAGAATTTTCAACTACAAGGTAAAGAATTAGAACTTTCACACATGTTGAATAAACCCTGCAACACTCAATGCAGACTTATAATTGATCGATAAAAGAAGTAGCAAATCACGATTTTTCAGCTCCTACCAAAGAAATCAAAAACCCgtttggttttttattattttttattattgggGGATTACATTGTACATTAATTGCATGTTTACTTATGAGGAATGGAAGAGGTAACACATAAGTAATCAAGGGGAGTAGTAGATTCAATTTTAATTCCTTAATTCCCATATCTAAATTCCCGATTCATAGCTTACTCCATTCATGataagtaaacatgccataaTTGTTGAGATTCTATCGCTAGCCAGCTCACCCCCAAAATCCTGAATGGCACTCCACCAATTCCTCAATGCAATTGTAGGGATTAGCAAGGTACTAGTTGCAAATACTAGATGGATAGCAAATTGGGGAAAGTAGAGATGAACGATAAACAAGTAAAATCTAATTGTACGAACTTTATGACTGAACGGAAAAGATGGATCCGAACCTGATGCGAACCGCACCGTTGACAGTCAGAGCAAGGCACAGAAGTCACCGAGCTTCCCGTATCCACAATCAGAGCGAATTTCTGAGGCGGCGTCCCAATCCACACCCGCGTCGAATAGTACCTGTTTTTAGTCAGAAATATCAGAATTTTGAGAAGTTATGTACGGAAAGTTAAGTTCACAGGAGAAGAGAGTAAATTTGAAACCCATTGGCGAGGTCATCGTAGAGCCTCATGTGAGCGTTTGGCTCCGATCTCTGGAGACGTCGGCCTTCGAAGGCTCTCCGGTGGTGCGATACAATCCGACGGCGTAGATGAGAAGGAGCGAGGTCTGCGCCATGGCTGGCGACTATGACTGAATGACTGAACTGAAGCACACTGCTTTGCTTCAAGATCagtaaacaaagaaatttctcgaaactgaattttttaccttttcatttttgttttcttctttgaaatGTTTATACACCTTTATAAGAGCTTCCGGCCTTTCTGGCATGGAACTGGCGGCAAATTTGATTGAACGGCCAAAACTAATTAACTGGAAAGCGCCACGTCAGGTCAAGGCTTGATTAAGAAAGAGCAAGACGAAAATAATCCAAAGAATCTTCTACTAATACGAACCTTTGTCGATTATCAGAAGACAACAATCTTCTCTAGTGTACTTCGGTTCCAATTCAGCCTCTCTTAAtccaatttatatataatccaGTTATAATTCATCTGCAAATCCAATAAATTAAGTATGAAATTTAAGTTTAGCCCCATATGAGTCGGAAATGGCCTTAAAACACTATGTCGCCACGTGGTACATCTGTAGTATTCGATAATTTCTCCCCTTTGTTTTGTCGGCACAAGAATTGTCTTCGTTTTACGGCCCTTACATAAAGTTGAATTGTTGATCCAACCATAAtaagtgaaagaaaaaaaaaatcattcacaAATGAACTTCCTATATCAACCTAACAATGAAATAAACTTTAAAGGATAACATgctattatttataatttgagaGTGAAAATTTCCCGCATGTCAAACACAATAGCATCCGAAACTGAACCTTTATATCCGTAAGAACAACTAACAAGAAGAGAAACAATCCCCTGAGTTTTACACAAGATTAGATGAATTCAGAAACAATTTCTAATATAACACTGAGTACAACAATGGGGGATCTCAATATACAAAACCTAtacccaaaaaccaaaacagtGGGAATTAAGATCACAGAACTCTACAGTTTAGAAACACAGATTGTATCATCCCTTTCTGATCCCTTTgaagaattttgatattaCAAACCTAAAGTTAGCTCCTATCCAGCTGCTCCAATGAACGAATCCTTGCATCCCTACAAGAGTGACATTGAAAAGTAGGGAGAAAAAGCACTGCAAGATACCGACACAACACAACAGGACAGTGAGGAAATCACTCCATCGAAAGTTCAAACGGGTCAGAACaacagaaacaacaaaatgcCAGGCACCCTAGAGttgcatttttatttcttgttaaTAAAAATACCTTGTATTTGTCCATCTCTACATATGTTGCAAGCTCCTATCGCGCCAAGCAAGTACCTTTTGTCCATAATAATTGCCGCGCATGACGTGGGAGTTTAATTGAACCAGATTTAATAGAGCATCGTGGTAGACACCCTGTTCTTGTAcaataaattagaaattaaatcaaataattagAGCTTAATCAAAATCATCTAGGTTTAAGAGAACTGGACATATCAAAAGATGATAAGTTGACAGGTTAATCAAATGAAGTAATTTGAACAATATGGGCAAGTGAAAATATCTAAACGCAGGCCCGCCTTTCTGACACAATATATGTCACAAATTTGTAAGGATAACAAGAACTTCTGTGTATCTAAACAGTTTGTTAATTGATATGCAGTTTCAGATGATCTAACCTTTGAAACCGACAGTGCTGTCTGGATGACATAGTTTCCAAAAGGATGCAAAAGAAGCATTGAAATGTTCCGATTTGTAAGCAActcaaaaataatttgtgaAGACTGTTCTTCCCCTGAATCTAACAAGCACTTCTCCACAACATTGCTGCCATACTTATTGCAAGAGAGAGACATATAACTGCCTCGTAGTTGTCTCAGAAGATTTTCTGTTATTTGTGGCATCCTCAACCCCAGTAAATGTTGCAGCACGTAGTTTCTAGGGTATAGGAACAATAAAAGAGAACATAAGTAAACATCATGattgatatttttaaaaagtatggaTAATGTTTCATAGGAACAAACCCATAACGATCTACTGCTAGAACTATTGCTTTTGCTGTTATCGCAGCAACCAGACGCTCTCTGTTTTTTCCATTAGAGTGTTCAACACACTTCTGTAGCACACAACAGCCGCTTTTATCTTTTGCGATTCCACAACAGTTATTTGCCACCACATGCAGAAGATGCTGCCAACAAAATTTTTGCCAGAAAGTCAAGATACTACACCTTTACCTTGTACTTAAGGAAAGTGGATTCATGGACTAGTTACAAAGGGCTTCTGAAACGTTGGTGTAAGCAACATAGAAAGATTGGTGCTTGTTGACTACCAAATATTTTATCACCAAGTGCGTTGATCTCTTTATTATGCATGTCAACTTACATTTGATGGTTAGCTTATGAGGAtactttaaaattaaaaagtttgGGAAGAGGATAGAAATGTCAAAATATTATGTGGAACAAAATATGTTTTGTTAGAAGTTTGGTGAACACCGTTGATAAGAGAagtaaatatgaaaaagaagGATGCGTATTAAGAATAAGGATAATCTAAATAACCTTCAATTACAAGAATCCATCATGTGATCCTTGGATATAAAACTCATGCGCTTCACtgaaattttagaaataataagcctaaaattttggttgttttattAGGGTGCCAGGCTTCAATCTAGTCCCATCTGCAGTTAAAAGTAAATTCCCAATGAACGTACCACACCCTTTGTTTGAATGAAACATGACTAATAATAGCCAATTACATATTAAACTTTCAAATTGTGTTATCAATAGTTTACCTTTATAACGACTACAAAGACAAGATATTCTAACCAACAGGACATGATGGTATAGCTGATAAATTTCAGGTGCATGGATGATATGTTTCCTGCTTTAATAGGCTAATGTTCCAGCTTTTCGCAAGCTGTGGATTGGCTTAGAATCATAATTTTAATGATCAAAAGCAATTACTGAAGGGGGATTCTTGCAAGATGTAACTCATCATGAAAATGACATGAGCAGAACTAGCAAAACATCAACTCCAAATGCaacatgaacaaaatattcggATAATTGCAAATCGCCTAAACAGGAGAGAACATACCTCATTGTCATGAACAGAGAAATGCTCTAAGCAATGCTCGATCACATGTTGACCATTGCTGTTCTTACTCAATGCAACAACACCAGGACTCAGAGCTCTCATAATCAGAGTGATTTGCTCTTTGGTGGTAACATACTTCAACAATTTCTGTACAGATCGAGTCCTGTCACACGaaatataagaaaacaatTATACTAATAAagacaacaataaaaaaaattaccaaaacaaCTATTTGGTCAGCAATCTTACAACAATTATTAACACATGCAAACAACAACTAGGCACCAACCATACCCGCGCGTGTCAAGGGAAATACAAATAAGCTGCAAATCATTTTTCTTGGTCAACATTAAAAGCATTTGGGTCCTCTGCTCTTCACTGCAGACCTCCACAAGCTTCTGAACAACGTAATTCCCATGAGGGTCAAGCATCAAAGTGGCCACATGTTCTAGAACCTCCAAGAATATCAAATCAATCAATTCTTTGTTTGGTACAGCCTCCATTGCTCTTTGTAAGCAACGACAACCGTCTTGGTCCGTGGCCAGAAAGGCTACCCTCCCACGCAAATCAGCCACAGACCAGCCATTCAGAGACGCTTGCAACCAATGTGGGCTATTATCAGAATGTTGATTTAAATTGGACACAAAGCCATTCGAGCAATCAATATCAGACTGAACCCAGCAATTTTGAAGACCCAAATGCCAAAGAACCCCATTACCGCCACTATTTAAGTTCAGACTCTGCAGCTCGTCGTTGCAAAATGGGATAAAATTTTCCCCGTCCAACCCATGATCGTTTGTTGGGTATTTTATCACAGACCCATTACTGCAATCGCCGTCAAAGCGAGAAAGCTGCGGCTGGCGGCAAAAAGATGAGATTTTGAGGCGAGAAAAAGCAGCTTCTAGGGTTTTATCAAAATGGGATTCTCCAATGGGGTTCTGCGATGAACTTCCGGACACACATTCCGGCAACGGAGATTGTGGAATACGAAGCGACGCCGTGTCCAGAAAACACCGAAACCCCTCCATTCTCCGTCTTAACAGCGAAGATAAACAACTCCAGAAagtttacaaaaaaatttgagagtTGAGGTTCTATATTGAGGAGAGAAAGGGGTGGAGGAGCCAGAGAT
The window above is part of the Prunus dulcis chromosome 1, ALMONDv2, whole genome shotgun sequence genome. Proteins encoded here:
- the LOC117621811 gene encoding pumilio homolog 12-like, with the translated sequence MEGFRCFLDTASLRIPQSPLPECVSGSSSQNPIGESHFDKTLEAAFSRLKISSFCRQPQLSRFDGDCSNGSVIKYPTNDHGLDGENFIPFCNDELQSLNLNSGGNGVLWHLGLQNCWVQSDIDCSNGFVSNLNQHSDNSPHWLQASLNGWSVADLRGRVAFLATDQDGCRCLQRAMEAVPNKELIDLIFLEVLEHVATLMLDPHGNYVVQKLVEVCSEEQRTQMLLMLTKKNDLQLICISLDTRGTRSVQKLLKYVTTKEQITLIMRALSPGVVALSKNSNGQHVIEHCLEHFSVHDNEHLLHVVANNCCGIAKDKSGCCVLQKCVEHSNGKNRERLVAAITAKAIVLAVDRYGNYVLQHLLGLRMPQITENLLRQLRGSYMSLSCNKYGSNVVEKCLLDSGEEQSSQIIFELLTNRNISMLLLHPFGNYVIQTALSVSKGVYHDALLNLVQLNSHVMRGNYYGQKVLAWRDRSLQHM